A single window of Syntrophotalea acetylenica DNA harbors:
- a CDS encoding transposase yields the protein MPRSARLDIPGLLQHVIVRGNERRPIFLDDQDRSFFLERFSVLLRETNTDCLAWTLLTNHFHLLLRPRSGCLATFMRRLLTSYAVTFNLRHERSGHLFQNRYKSFVCEEESYFLELVRYIHLNPLRAGLVESLTELAAYPWCGHAVVLGHRMLPGQVCIEVLERFGQNVQEGRAGYTAFIAAGLGQGAPDPEENKGLRRWLSKQVGQEENLAADARILGSEAFFQTVQPIATAPLSKKIPLPGLLMKVAEIFEVSPELLSRRTRLTGVAEARAAFCYLAVGVMACNGAEVARMLGMSRAGVSIAVGRGKTILEDNPSLLDSLLN from the coding sequence ATGCCTCGATCCGCGCGCCTCGATATCCCCGGCCTGCTCCAGCATGTCATCGTTCGCGGCAACGAACGTCGCCCGATCTTTCTGGATGATCAGGACCGCTCCTTTTTCCTGGAACGCTTTTCGGTCCTGCTGCGGGAGACGAATACCGACTGCCTGGCATGGACCCTGCTGACCAATCACTTTCATCTGCTGCTGCGCCCGCGTTCGGGATGCCTGGCCACTTTCATGCGACGCCTGCTGACCTCCTATGCCGTGACCTTTAACTTGCGGCATGAGCGCAGTGGCCACCTCTTTCAGAATCGATACAAATCCTTTGTCTGCGAAGAAGAGAGCTATTTTCTTGAACTGGTGCGGTATATTCACCTTAATCCCCTGCGCGCCGGACTGGTTGAGAGTTTGACCGAACTGGCCGCGTATCCCTGGTGCGGCCATGCCGTGGTACTGGGTCACCGGATGCTCCCTGGCCAGGTTTGCATCGAGGTGCTGGAGCGCTTCGGGCAAAACGTTCAAGAAGGCCGAGCGGGCTACACAGCCTTTATCGCTGCCGGCCTCGGTCAGGGGGCTCCAGATCCGGAGGAAAACAAAGGACTGCGGCGCTGGTTGTCCAAGCAGGTGGGCCAGGAAGAGAACTTGGCTGCCGATGCGAGAATTCTTGGAAGCGAGGCCTTTTTTCAGACGGTCCAGCCTATCGCGACTGCGCCTCTTTCAAAGAAAATCCCGCTGCCGGGATTACTGATGAAGGTGGCAGAGATTTTTGAGGTATCGCCGGAGTTGCTCTCCCGGCGAACTCGTCTGACCGGTGTCGCCGAGGCGCGGGCGGCATTCTGCTATCTGGCCGTTGGTGTGATGGCGTGCAATGGTGCGGAGGTTGCTCGAATGCTTGGGATGTCGCGGGCCGGAGTGAGCATCGCGGTCGGCCGGGGAAAGACCATCCTCGAAGATAATCCATCGTTACTGGACAGTCTTCTTAATTGA
- a CDS encoding calcium-binding protein: MDTEAGDDLLFGGAGNDILIGNAGNDELWGEDDHDWLVGGLGNDVLYGGAGNDSLEDTYYDYYLKAWRVEDGDDRFYGGSGNDHLDGGKGDDYLNGGQDNDILVGGDGNDNLWGGTGSDTLYGRGGDDDLDGGSGDDRLNGGAGADELYGGVGNDYLEGGRGDDLLAGGIGNDVYYFEPGFGTDRVICNSEGGTGDLIQFGLSIMPNDIRARRLGMDSDDLVLEVGSDVLTVFNYFRETTARPLIQFERDSTTLTYERIEAAVRVGDDSGESLFGTSLNDELVGGNQSDHLDGGTGDDTLDGGLGDDGYFFSRGDGHDIVADTGGETDRLRFESGITLDDLMFRVDEETQNLSIGIRSPAHPDASFEELGDVVVLTNWFNTDDRIEHVEFAENGEILQVDAILAALVSEDDDVLRALEEGSSLAGGAGDDVLLGSPGDDSYLFDRGDGRDCILEAGGHDRLLFGDDILPEDLIVRPQGDDVVLALKDEGVPFDELADVITLRNFFTPENKVEEYVFTDGQVLSYEDISGLFFTDVDDVATFSGSMPRIIDAKGGDDTVVAGSGADQIKGGEGDDLLNGGRGDDTYVFSRGDGRDVIADSDPADSMSDGGSDRIFFLDGIGRDDLIFAWGGKLSGYYQDGVFVGSETVAGAEYEDHDNDLVIGLREGDLDIKKLSDRILVKDWFNNRNMIETIGFESEQDMSVQEIMESLFAGEHTYILTGKNTAPGDDQGNQEIIADGGSIEKVRFLNDIAREDIVFTSDGPDLILRYGLELQHQLRITNNWVQRFETRDGSYISRDEVMASLDAIADLAGHSVTDAESIHQNLELKSLQYNAWHDQFVEYHGHDDGNTFVGSADNEIVYGGAGSDDLSGHSGNDTLAPGVGDDILLGGNGNDTYLFERQDRNDIVYDTEGPYTSYCDDDYGWGLFANGCGDDAPNNDSLVLQGDILKADLEAYWAAPREDLGWFTDDLILRINPGDGSDSWNNREVNISTIINYYASRPAQRWQYNRQGNTYELIDLEDRDWILDSEVFNSFSDKAIKYLAYLLEHGKHGRGDTFSNPGVCYTGDLDEVMSFLERQTASSNYHREYRSEEDTITLSKFYDPAYTIENIVIEGENNTLTNNDLMDMMSSDQAENIRGVDWADNTIDALAGNDWVAGGAQNDTITAGEGSDFIHGRKGDDTYYFDCNDGRDILKEGAEELFGNWAYRAWRGRDTYSYFTANTSFDNSPSFVANPDGGAMTKLFLERISIFGIFLLFLTMTTGNFT, from the coding sequence GTGGATACCGAAGCGGGGGACGATCTGCTCTTCGGTGGTGCCGGAAACGACATTTTGATAGGAAATGCAGGAAACGACGAATTGTGGGGTGAAGACGATCATGACTGGCTGGTCGGCGGCCTCGGTAATGATGTCCTGTACGGTGGAGCGGGGAACGACTCTCTCGAAGACACCTATTATGATTATTATCTAAAGGCCTGGCGCGTCGAGGACGGAGATGACCGGTTTTATGGCGGCAGTGGCAATGATCATTTAGATGGTGGAAAAGGCGATGACTATCTCAATGGTGGCCAAGACAACGACATTCTCGTGGGAGGAGATGGTAACGATAACCTGTGGGGTGGGACCGGCAGCGATACCCTGTATGGTAGAGGGGGGGATGACGATCTCGATGGCGGAAGCGGCGACGATCGTCTTAATGGCGGCGCGGGGGCAGACGAGCTCTACGGTGGAGTTGGAAATGACTATCTTGAAGGTGGCCGCGGGGATGATCTGTTGGCCGGTGGGATAGGAAACGATGTGTACTACTTCGAACCCGGTTTCGGCACGGATCGCGTTATTTGCAACAGTGAAGGTGGAACAGGAGATCTGATTCAGTTCGGTCTGAGCATCATGCCCAATGATATAAGAGCTAGAAGACTCGGAATGGATTCCGATGACCTGGTTCTGGAGGTAGGTAGTGACGTTTTGACCGTTTTCAACTATTTCCGAGAGACGACTGCCAGGCCTTTGATCCAATTCGAGAGGGACTCAACCACCTTGACTTACGAACGAATCGAAGCAGCTGTCCGGGTGGGTGACGACAGTGGCGAGTCACTGTTCGGCACCAGCCTTAATGATGAGCTCGTTGGTGGCAATCAATCTGATCACCTCGATGGCGGCACGGGGGATGACACCCTGGACGGTGGCCTTGGGGATGACGGTTATTTCTTCAGCCGTGGCGATGGGCACGACATCGTGGCGGATACCGGGGGTGAGACGGACCGGCTGCGTTTTGAATCGGGAATTACTTTAGACGATCTAATGTTTCGGGTGGATGAAGAGACTCAGAACCTTAGCATCGGGATACGAAGCCCGGCCCATCCGGATGCTTCTTTTGAAGAACTTGGCGATGTGGTGGTTCTTACAAACTGGTTTAATACGGACGACCGGATAGAGCATGTCGAGTTCGCCGAAAATGGCGAGATCCTGCAGGTCGATGCCATATTGGCTGCTCTGGTGAGCGAGGATGACGATGTTCTTCGTGCTTTGGAAGAAGGTTCCAGCTTGGCAGGCGGAGCCGGGGATGATGTGTTATTGGGTAGCCCCGGTGATGATAGCTACCTTTTCGATCGCGGAGATGGCCGCGACTGTATCCTGGAGGCGGGGGGACATGACCGATTGCTTTTCGGTGACGATATTCTGCCCGAAGATCTCATCGTGCGGCCACAAGGCGATGACGTTGTACTGGCCTTGAAAGATGAAGGCGTCCCCTTCGATGAGTTGGCTGATGTTATTACTCTCCGCAACTTTTTCACGCCCGAGAACAAAGTGGAAGAATATGTCTTCACGGATGGGCAGGTTCTTTCTTACGAGGATATCTCAGGGTTGTTCTTCACCGATGTGGACGATGTGGCGACTTTTTCCGGCTCTATGCCACGGATTATCGATGCCAAAGGGGGCGACGACACGGTTGTTGCCGGCAGCGGCGCGGACCAGATCAAGGGCGGCGAGGGGGATGACCTGCTGAACGGCGGTCGCGGTGACGATACCTACGTTTTTAGCCGTGGTGATGGCCGGGATGTGATCGCGGACAGCGATCCGGCCGATTCTATGTCGGATGGCGGGAGTGATCGTATTTTCTTCCTTGACGGTATCGGTCGAGACGATTTGATCTTCGCCTGGGGCGGCAAGCTTAGCGGGTACTACCAAGATGGGGTATTTGTTGGTAGCGAAACGGTTGCCGGAGCCGAATACGAAGATCATGACAATGATCTGGTCATCGGTTTGCGTGAAGGCGATCTGGATATTAAGAAATTGAGTGACCGTATTCTTGTCAAAGATTGGTTCAATAACCGCAACATGATTGAAACGATCGGATTTGAAAGCGAACAGGATATGTCGGTACAAGAGATTATGGAGTCTCTTTTTGCTGGCGAACATACTTATATCCTTACCGGGAAAAACACCGCACCGGGGGATGATCAGGGAAATCAGGAAATCATTGCCGATGGTGGGAGTATTGAAAAGGTCCGATTCCTTAACGACATCGCCCGGGAGGACATCGTTTTTACCTCGGATGGCCCCGATCTTATCCTGCGATACGGCTTGGAGTTACAACACCAACTCCGTATTACAAATAACTGGGTGCAGCGTTTTGAAACAAGGGATGGTTCCTATATCAGCCGTGATGAGGTTATGGCTTCGCTGGACGCCATTGCCGATTTAGCCGGCCATAGCGTTACGGACGCGGAATCCATTCACCAGAACCTGGAATTGAAAAGTCTGCAGTACAATGCTTGGCATGACCAATTCGTGGAATATCATGGCCATGATGACGGGAACACGTTTGTTGGTAGCGCGGACAATGAGATTGTCTATGGCGGCGCCGGTAGTGACGACTTGTCGGGTCACAGCGGCAACGATACTTTGGCGCCAGGTGTTGGCGATGACATTTTATTGGGTGGTAATGGTAACGACACCTATCTGTTCGAGCGGCAGGATCGGAACGATATCGTATATGATACAGAGGGCCCATACACAAGTTATTGTGATGATGATTATGGCTGGGGCTTGTTTGCAAATGGATGTGGTGATGATGCACCAAACAACGACAGCTTGGTGTTGCAGGGGGATATCCTCAAGGCCGATCTGGAGGCCTATTGGGCCGCACCACGAGAAGATTTGGGCTGGTTTACTGATGATTTGATATTGCGAATAAATCCCGGCGATGGTTCCGACAGCTGGAACAACCGCGAGGTCAATATCTCAACGATCATCAATTACTACGCGTCTAGACCGGCCCAGAGGTGGCAATACAATCGGCAGGGGAATACCTACGAACTTATTGACCTAGAGGACAGGGACTGGATTTTGGATTCAGAGGTTTTCAATAGCTTCAGCGACAAAGCGATAAAGTATCTAGCCTATCTTTTGGAGCATGGGAAGCATGGTCGTGGGGATACGTTTTCCAACCCTGGTGTTTGTTACACCGGCGACTTGGATGAAGTCATGTCTTTCTTGGAACGGCAAACAGCCTCTTCAAATTATCACCGGGAATATCGCAGCGAGGAAGACACGATTACACTCTCTAAATTCTATGATCCTGCCTATACCATTGAAAATATCGTGATCGAAGGCGAAAACAATACCCTGACAAATAATGACCTCATGGACATGATGTCGTCCGATCAGGCCGAGAACATCCGCGGTGTCGACTGGGCCGATAATACCATCGATGCTCTGGCTGGCAACGATTGGGTGGCGGGCGGGGCGCAGAATGATACCATTACCGCCGGCGAGGGCAGTGATTTCATCCACGGAAGGAAAGGTGATGATACCTATTATTTCGATTGTAACGACGGTCGGGATATCCTGAAGGAGGGGGCGGAGGAACTATTCGGAAATTGGGCTTACAGAGCATGGCGGGGACGGGATACCTACTCGTATTTCACGGCCAACACAAGTTTCGATAACTCCCCATCCTTTGTCGCGAACCCGGATGGGGGGGCAATGACCAAGTTGTTTTTGGAGCGGATCTCAATATTCGGGATATTTCTTTTGTTTCTTACAATGACGACCGGGAACTTTACGTAG
- a CDS encoding TolC family protein — MRSRALSCPVILILAIFWLLGRPFSAWSRTLTLNSVLDRSHEHAWQIRIAEKDVDISRYGLMEARSAYYPTLSLRFDNEYVDFLGDGDSVVSVGDQVSANDASTFQHSFTLGLSYVLYDFGARKLRLEKARREIDIADFGRDAALLETRLNVLDAYGQCLQLFLQRRMTGEMVRLRKQTFKALQALREAGIVGQVRLNNAAVDLAEDISLWDELTDLMVKALENLSYFTGEQYSLEHTAFAGLPAVPATESLPDFASFPHIKSLDAQIAGARAERAIVLRGMLPTIGFTAGYRMYGADEDDFDNSLNSLRARDATLSLVARWEFFSGFRDVARLNRLRLQVEQLRLEKGRRMDQLQQQVRTAERIWQLAEEAHDRVDERQRILKQSDDALERLSEQRVIDRVTVLEQRIELMEQERDMKITQLQRQLAGWQLSLWADGATP, encoded by the coding sequence TTGCGTAGTCGTGCGTTGAGTTGTCCGGTCATTTTGATCCTGGCAATTTTCTGGCTTTTGGGACGTCCTTTCTCCGCCTGGAGCAGGACTCTTACACTTAATTCGGTTCTGGACCGCTCCCACGAGCATGCCTGGCAAATCCGGATCGCCGAGAAGGATGTCGACATCAGCAGATACGGGCTTATGGAGGCTCGCTCGGCTTACTATCCCACCCTGTCCCTGCGTTTCGACAACGAATATGTCGACTTTCTCGGCGATGGCGACAGCGTCGTTTCCGTCGGCGACCAGGTCAGCGCCAACGACGCTTCCACCTTTCAGCATTCGTTCACCCTTGGTCTTTCTTACGTGTTGTACGATTTCGGTGCCCGAAAGCTTCGCTTGGAAAAAGCCCGGCGTGAGATCGACATAGCGGATTTCGGTCGGGACGCCGCCCTGCTGGAAACGCGCCTGAATGTCCTCGATGCTTACGGGCAATGCCTGCAGCTATTTCTGCAAAGACGGATGACCGGCGAGATGGTCCGGTTACGCAAGCAGACCTTCAAGGCCCTTCAAGCTCTCCGGGAGGCGGGGATCGTCGGGCAGGTGCGGTTGAACAACGCAGCGGTGGATCTGGCGGAAGATATCAGCCTGTGGGACGAGTTGACCGATCTCATGGTGAAAGCGCTGGAAAACCTCAGCTACTTTACCGGCGAACAATATTCCCTGGAACACACCGCCTTTGCCGGTTTGCCGGCGGTCCCTGCAACGGAGAGCCTGCCCGATTTTGCCTCTTTCCCTCATATCAAAAGCCTTGACGCGCAGATCGCCGGGGCACGGGCAGAACGCGCCATAGTGCTGCGGGGAATGCTTCCGACCATCGGTTTTACGGCCGGGTATCGCATGTACGGGGCCGATGAAGACGACTTCGACAACTCCCTGAACAGTTTGCGTGCCCGTGATGCGACCTTGTCGCTGGTAGCGCGTTGGGAGTTTTTCAGCGGCTTCCGGGATGTGGCGCGCCTCAACCGGTTGCGCCTGCAGGTTGAACAGTTGCGGTTGGAAAAAGGCCGCCGAATGGATCAACTGCAACAGCAGGTTCGTACTGCTGAACGCATCTGGCAATTGGCCGAAGAGGCGCATGACAGGGTTGATGAACGGCAGAGGATTTTGAAACAAAGCGATGATGCACTCGAACGTCTCTCGGAACAGCGGGTTATCGACCGGGTTACTGTTTTGGAGCAGCGCATAGAACTGATGGAGCAGGAGCGGGATATGAAAATCACCCAATTGCAGCGCCAACTGGCCGGTTGGCAACTGAGCCTCTGGGCGGACGGAGCGACGCCATGA
- a CDS encoding calcium-binding protein, with protein sequence MNSAKTLFQQAELSQAAYANLNVGLIDDAGIKALQVDGKGMSLTQAQNFAANYTVIAQYTDLSGASATVFEEKATGERHLAVCGTESPGDFNADYILALGFPSYLNPQFVQLQIQVDTWLADGTLSSCFSVSGHSLGGYLAAAIGTWNSTQVGDVYMYNAPGLGGPVGNVLDAFRAAFGFSDTALVPVVTNIRGSAGFSMITGLGTQLTPPVLIETEFSLNPVNNHSIVKLTDTLSVYNLFATAAPGPDNEEGLRTIGGILQASASVTRNSLEAAVSALGELVVAGFPARVGSEYDGNRDALYTDIQIITSTLAEQPDLAIKSLVTTDNNGNSFSLSPSEIETLARSDIAYRYALVNLNPFAVLDADYQQFNQNGELELYDPNTGKGQLSGMYLADRAEMLAHLIYANIQDTTISGSEAQCIDLGQDIHLNKLVGSKRIVFGSDNGEVLEGTNSLLGYDNVGDRLYGMGGNDTLKGNGGGDYLEGGRGYDELYGGSGDDTLYGNEGIDTLYGGKDNDILYGASTETDDDGICDILDGGVGQDVYYAGEDDLIRDEDHTGTIYFQGHNIADLEYEHFYDDVYKVRLPDDPDSYMIVSYEKEAGELVGSSGFLSIANFKNGDYGLTLPEGEEPQPPEQTGTQLSLVGSDDVDRTYYLSHYKEDGDSEYHDYYTFKGDIAGPDTLFVRELSGEWAGYEGVEYSAVNHADITMYLGVGRDEVFGRAGNDYIFGGEGDDRIWGDGYSTHADQHNVLLGEDGDDYLFGSYGMDTIVGGEDNDVLGGKKGDDMLFGDGGNDMLLGGGGHDMMFGGAGDDLIQGDQYEKNFTPNLIGEDYEPIVWQMDFAPEEYPNHFSSNAGGMWIPKRGTICSSVVPETTF encoded by the coding sequence ATGAATAGTGCCAAAACATTATTTCAGCAGGCGGAATTATCTCAAGCAGCATATGCAAACCTAAATGTTGGCTTGATTGATGATGCAGGAATAAAGGCGCTTCAAGTTGACGGCAAAGGTATGTCCCTCACCCAAGCCCAAAATTTCGCCGCCAATTACACAGTCATCGCGCAATACACCGATCTTTCCGGCGCTTCCGCAACGGTATTTGAGGAGAAAGCCACAGGCGAGCGACACCTTGCTGTTTGCGGCACAGAAAGTCCTGGCGATTTCAATGCCGATTATATCCTGGCTCTGGGGTTTCCTTCCTACCTGAATCCCCAATTTGTACAGTTACAGATACAGGTTGATACCTGGCTGGCCGATGGCACATTGTCCAGCTGCTTTTCCGTCTCCGGACATTCCTTGGGTGGCTATCTGGCGGCGGCAATCGGAACTTGGAATAGTACTCAGGTCGGTGATGTTTATATGTATAACGCTCCCGGATTGGGAGGCCCGGTCGGCAACGTGTTGGATGCTTTTCGAGCGGCATTCGGGTTTTCTGACACGGCATTGGTTCCAGTTGTGACGAATATACGCGGCAGCGCCGGGTTCTCCATGATTACAGGCCTGGGAACCCAACTAACTCCGCCGGTGCTCATCGAGACGGAATTCAGCCTGAATCCGGTTAATAACCACAGCATTGTTAAATTAACCGACACTCTCTCCGTCTACAACCTCTTCGCCACTGCGGCTCCGGGCCCGGACAATGAGGAAGGGCTCCGTACCATTGGCGGGATTCTTCAAGCCTCGGCTTCCGTAACGCGAAACAGCCTTGAGGCAGCAGTGTCGGCCCTGGGTGAGTTGGTGGTTGCGGGATTCCCTGCTCGTGTCGGCAGTGAATATGACGGCAATCGCGATGCTCTCTACACAGATATCCAGATCATCACCTCAACTCTTGCGGAGCAGCCGGATCTGGCCATTAAATCGCTTGTCACAACCGATAACAACGGCAACTCCTTCTCTCTTTCTCCCTCCGAAATAGAAACTCTGGCCCGCAGCGACATCGCCTACCGTTATGCACTGGTCAACCTCAATCCCTTTGCCGTGCTGGACGCGGATTACCAACAATTCAATCAGAACGGCGAACTGGAGCTGTACGATCCAAACACCGGCAAGGGACAACTGAGCGGTATGTATCTGGCCGATCGGGCTGAAATGCTTGCCCACCTGATTTATGCCAATATCCAAGACACTACGATCAGCGGCAGCGAAGCTCAATGTATCGATCTCGGACAGGATATTCATCTGAATAAATTGGTGGGCTCTAAAAGAATCGTTTTTGGTAGTGATAATGGGGAAGTGCTTGAAGGTACCAATTCCTTACTTGGCTACGATAATGTTGGCGACCGTCTCTACGGCATGGGTGGAAACGATACGCTTAAAGGAAATGGTGGCGGTGATTATCTGGAAGGCGGCCGAGGCTATGATGAACTCTATGGCGGATCGGGCGATGACACCCTTTATGGAAATGAAGGGATCGACACTCTCTATGGGGGTAAGGATAACGATATCCTTTACGGTGCCAGCACTGAAACCGATGACGACGGTATTTGCGACATTTTGGACGGCGGTGTGGGGCAGGATGTCTACTACGCCGGCGAGGATGATCTGATCCGAGATGAGGATCACACGGGTACCATTTATTTCCAGGGCCATAATATTGCCGATCTGGAATATGAACATTTTTATGACGACGTTTATAAAGTGAGGCTGCCGGATGATCCCGATTCGTACATGATCGTCAGTTACGAGAAAGAGGCAGGGGAACTGGTGGGCAGTAGCGGTTTCCTATCCATTGCAAATTTTAAGAATGGGGATTACGGCCTTACCTTGCCTGAAGGTGAAGAACCTCAGCCGCCGGAACAGACGGGAACCCAACTTTCGCTGGTAGGGTCTGACGATGTCGATAGGACTTACTATCTGTCCCACTATAAGGAAGACGGTGATAGTGAATATCACGATTATTATACCTTCAAGGGCGATATAGCTGGTCCTGATACCCTCTTTGTCAGGGAACTGTCAGGTGAGTGGGCTGGTTATGAGGGCGTTGAATATTCTGCGGTGAACCATGCTGATATCACCATGTATCTTGGCGTGGGAAGGGATGAGGTTTTTGGTCGAGCGGGCAACGACTACATCTTTGGCGGTGAGGGGGATGATCGCATATGGGGAGATGGCTACTCAACCCATGCAGACCAGCATAATGTTTTGCTGGGGGAAGACGGCGATGACTACCTATTTGGCTCCTACGGTATGGATACTATCGTCGGCGGTGAAGACAACGATGTGCTGGGCGGCAAAAAGGGTGATGACATGCTGTTCGGCGATGGCGGCAACGATATGCTGCTTGGTGGCGGCGGCCACGATATGATGTTTGGCGGGGCAGGGGATGATCTCATACAGGGCGATCAATACGAAAAAAATTTCACACCGAATCTTATCGGTGAGGATTACGAGCCGATTGTGTGGCAAATGGACTTTGCCCCTGAAGAGTACCCCAACCATTTTAGTAGCAATGCGGGGGGAATGTGGATACCGAAGCGGGGGACGATCTGCTCTTCGGTGGTGCCGGAAACGACATTTTGA
- a CDS encoding tandem-95 repeat protein: MWDNANKQLVLGIIDEVEKLKAESEGLPYAPDPSNLKQNIIIQGWANPDNQIETFRFSDGATWSSQHLLDTLGVVFNDPPVVSGPVILNDMLEDGSCVIAAEDLLANASDDDGDPLAVEDLLVSTGALEALEQGRWRYLPDADYHGLVEFSYQVTDGTDGVSAAAGLTVMSVNDTPVAPENEIHEVLGELTIEGTLGAHDVDGDTLAFNLPTGPQHGTLTIGDNGHWVYNAEEGYCGNDQAIVTVEDGQGGTAQTVLDFTINVFSGGNVIVDRNAPSGLRLEGIRRQDLTFVGQGDDLRIEISNSGSLLLKEFFADAQNNLEWLETSDGKLNLATDTIVNAGTSGIDFFGTWCWGDNNLNDLLRGSQRADRLFGFGQNDVLFGFAGNDLLSGSHGSDTLVGGDGDDRLIGGRGDDHLFGGQGNDGLSGNRGDDFLGGGTGDDDLNGGDGRDELYGGIGDDDLFGGSENDLLAGGQGDDHLRGGAGDDIYIFNQGDGHDLLRDDVQGGWGWLWQGDGGHDTARFGNGIDIEDISLYMRRGTLQIQYGDDDILEIRQQNHPKRGIERIELEDGSYLTDADVNQLIQQMAAFAVDEGIAMNSLDDVRKNQELMTMVAGAWHQ; encoded by the coding sequence ATGTGGGACAATGCCAATAAGCAGTTGGTATTGGGCATCATTGACGAGGTGGAAAAGCTAAAGGCCGAAAGCGAAGGTCTGCCTTATGCTCCGGACCCTTCAAACCTGAAGCAGAATATCATTATTCAGGGCTGGGCCAATCCTGACAATCAGATTGAGACATTCCGATTCTCCGATGGGGCAACGTGGTCTTCTCAGCATCTGCTGGACACCCTGGGCGTAGTCTTCAATGACCCGCCTGTCGTAAGCGGCCCGGTTATTCTGAATGATATGCTGGAAGATGGCAGTTGCGTCATCGCCGCCGAAGATTTGTTGGCCAATGCCAGTGATGATGACGGCGATCCTCTTGCCGTAGAAGATCTGCTGGTCAGCACCGGAGCTCTTGAAGCATTGGAACAAGGGAGATGGCGCTACCTTCCGGATGCCGACTACCACGGCCTAGTGGAGTTCAGTTACCAGGTGACCGACGGAACAGATGGTGTGTCTGCTGCCGCTGGTCTTACTGTCATGTCGGTGAACGATACTCCCGTAGCCCCGGAAAACGAAATCCATGAAGTGTTGGGAGAGCTCACCATTGAGGGAACCCTGGGTGCCCACGATGTCGATGGCGACACTTTGGCATTCAACTTGCCCACCGGTCCCCAACACGGGACTTTAACCATCGGCGACAACGGTCATTGGGTATACAACGCCGAAGAAGGCTACTGCGGCAACGACCAGGCAATCGTGACCGTCGAAGACGGGCAAGGGGGGACGGCTCAAACCGTACTGGATTTTACAATCAATGTCTTCTCCGGCGGCAATGTAATCGTTGACCGCAATGCGCCATCCGGCTTGCGTTTGGAGGGCATCCGTCGTCAGGATCTAACATTCGTCGGTCAGGGTGACGATTTACGGATCGAAATCAGCAATAGTGGCAGCCTATTGCTCAAGGAATTTTTTGCCGATGCCCAAAACAATCTCGAATGGCTAGAGACCAGCGATGGCAAGTTGAATCTGGCTACGGATACCATCGTGAATGCCGGGACGTCAGGGATTGATTTTTTCGGAACATGGTGTTGGGGCGACAACAACCTTAACGATCTGTTGCGGGGCAGTCAAAGAGCCGACCGGCTTTTCGGCTTTGGGCAAAATGACGTCCTGTTCGGTTTTGCCGGCAATGACCTGCTATCAGGAAGCCATGGCAGCGACACCCTCGTCGGTGGTGATGGAGACGATAGGTTGATCGGAGGCAGGGGAGACGACCACCTGTTCGGGGGGCAGGGCAACGATGGCCTCTCCGGTAATCGGGGGGACGATTTCCTGGGCGGCGGGACAGGAGACGATGATCTGAATGGCGGCGACGGTCGGGACGAATTGTATGGCGGTATTGGCGATGACGACCTTTTCGGCGGAAGTGAGAATGATCTTTTAGCCGGTGGGCAGGGCGACGATCATCTCCGTGGCGGTGCAGGCGACGACATCTATATCTTCAACCAGGGCGACGGACACGACCTGTTGCGCGACGATGTGCAAGGCGGTTGGGGGTGGCTGTGGCAGGGTGACGGAGGTCATGACACGGCGCGATTCGGTAACGGAATTGATATTGAAGATATCTCCCTGTATATGCGGCGGGGCACTTTGCAGATTCAATACGGCGATGACGATATTCTCGAAATCAGGCAACAAAACCACCCCAAAAGAGGCATCGAGAGGATTGAACTGGAAGACGGCAGCTATCTGACCGATGCCGACGTCAACCAACTCATCCAGCAGATGGCCGCCTTCGCCGTGGACGAAGGCATCGCCATGAATTCATTGGACGATGTGCGCAAAAATCAGGAATTGATGACCATGGTGGCCGGGGCATGGCACCAATGA